In the Chroococcidiopsis sp. SAG 2025 genome, one interval contains:
- a CDS encoding FAD-dependent oxidoreductase, whose protein sequence is MLSERDKQTVQSGNIPYEVAVIGSGISGTALLYSLSKYTNVERILLVEKESEVGLCNSHKTMNSQTLHFGDIETNYTLEKAQKVNRAATLVKNYLLRNDTSQKSYSKYHKLVLAIGAKQVQELRDRYREFQSLFPQLKLIQKPEIEAIEPNVIKDRKPDEEIIALYSEAGYTVDFQALSRSFLQNSIKTEKTIDIMMSTKVKFLKKVQDLYYIQTDRGTFSAKTVAFATGAYSLLFAKTLGYGKDYALLNVAGNFYFSPGVLNGKVYTVQMKKIPFAAIHGDPEVHDQSLTRFGPPAKVTLLLENRKYATVLDYFKTAGFSINAIISFLNILSDTTIFKYILRNLIYDLPLVGKRLFLREARKIVPSLQLSELQFAEGYGGIRPQIVNTKTKHLEMGEAKIVGENILFNITPSPGASTCLQNAEYDTEKIVAFLGSQYTFNKQQFWKDLGDE, encoded by the coding sequence ATGTTATCAGAGCGAGACAAACAGACAGTGCAATCTGGAAATATTCCTTATGAAGTAGCTGTCATTGGATCTGGTATTTCTGGAACTGCTTTGCTGTATAGCTTAAGTAAGTACACTAATGTAGAGCGGATTCTCTTAGTAGAAAAAGAATCAGAAGTTGGTCTATGCAATTCTCATAAAACAATGAATAGCCAAACGCTTCATTTTGGCGATATAGAAACTAACTATACTCTAGAAAAAGCTCAAAAAGTGAATCGAGCTGCAACCTTAGTCAAAAACTATCTTTTAAGAAACGACACCAGCCAAAAAAGCTATAGCAAGTACCATAAATTAGTCTTAGCTATTGGAGCAAAGCAAGTTCAAGAACTGCGAGATAGATACAGAGAGTTTCAATCGTTATTTCCGCAATTAAAATTAATTCAAAAACCAGAAATAGAGGCAATTGAACCTAATGTTATTAAAGATAGAAAGCCCGACGAAGAAATTATAGCTTTATATTCTGAAGCTGGTTATACAGTAGATTTTCAGGCATTGTCTCGCTCGTTTTTGCAAAACTCAATTAAAACTGAAAAAACAATTGACATTATGATGTCAACAAAAGTTAAGTTTCTCAAAAAAGTGCAAGATTTATACTATATACAAACCGATCGAGGAACATTTTCGGCGAAAACTGTGGCTTTTGCCACTGGAGCATATAGTCTTTTATTTGCCAAAACCCTAGGTTATGGAAAAGATTATGCCCTTTTGAACGTAGCTGGAAATTTTTATTTCTCACCAGGTGTTTTAAATGGCAAAGTATACACCGTACAAATGAAAAAAATTCCCTTTGCTGCTATTCATGGAGATCCGGAAGTGCATGACCAAAGCCTGACTAGGTTTGGTCCCCCTGCCAAAGTCACTTTACTATTAGAGAATCGCAAATATGCTACTGTTTTAGACTATTTTAAAACAGCAGGATTCAGTATCAATGCTATTATAAGTTTCTTAAATATACTATCAGATACAACCATTTTCAAATATATTTTGAGGAATTTAATTTACGATCTACCGTTAGTCGGTAAAAGACTATTTTTACGAGAAGCACGTAAGATTGTTCCGTCTTTACAACTGAGCGAATTACAATTTGCTGAAGGTTATGGCGGAATTAGACCCCAAATTGTTAATACAAAAACTAAGCACCTTGAAATGGGGGAAGCCAAAATAGTTGGAGAAAATATTTTGTTTAATATAACTCCCTCTCCTGGTGCTTCTACTTGCTTGCAAAATGCCGAATACGACACTGAAAAAATTGTCGCTTTTTTAGGATCGCAATATACATTTAATAAGCAACAGTTCTGGAAAGATTTAGGAGATGAGTAA
- a CDS encoding N-acetyltransferase family protein, with the protein MRTIRDAVVADLSEIVAIYNAAIPDRLATADLEPVSVESRTDWFFAHSPVERPIWVLEIDAAIAGWLSFQSFYGRPAYKATAEVSIYVAPSYRRCGVGRQLLSYAIEQSPSLELKTLLGFIFAHNHPSIELFDAFGFQRWGYLPQVANLDGVERDLVIMGKQIQLSVKQGST; encoded by the coding sequence ATGAGAACGATTCGCGATGCAGTGGTTGCCGATTTGTCAGAAATTGTCGCGATTTATAATGCTGCAATTCCCGACCGATTAGCAACAGCCGATCTAGAACCCGTATCTGTAGAAAGCCGCACGGATTGGTTTTTTGCCCATTCTCCGGTGGAGCGTCCGATTTGGGTATTGGAAATTGATGCAGCTATAGCTGGCTGGCTGAGTTTTCAATCTTTTTATGGACGACCAGCTTATAAAGCAACTGCGGAGGTGAGTATATATGTTGCTCCTAGCTATCGTCGCTGTGGCGTGGGACGACAATTGCTATCTTACGCGATCGAGCAAAGCCCCAGCTTGGAGTTAAAAACACTATTAGGCTTCATTTTTGCCCATAACCATCCCAGCATAGAACTATTTGATGCGTTTGGCTTTCAGCGTTGGGGTTATTTACCCCAGGTCGCCAATCTTGACGGTGTAGAGCGCGATTTGGTCATAATGGGAAAGCAAATTCAGTTATCAGTGAAGCAAGGGAGCACTTAG
- a CDS encoding hybrid sensor histidine kinase/response regulator: MDRFTGFHTLAQEMIELIVRVREASSDIEFVTGETEQVARNFRQVTTHLQEGITRSRMVPFSQIAERLPRAVRDIALKYGKQAELQVEGNETLIDKGLLEQLYDLMTHLVNNAITHGIETPDERTATGKAAAGKITIRAFHQGNQTVITVSDNGAGIDPEKVKAKAIANGLITPAEADSMDRLDIFNLIFQPGFSTKEQVDQFAGRGIGMDVVLTSLKQMRGTIHTDSTLGKGTTFTIRLPLTLSICKALCCVSDKARIAFPMDGVEQMIDIPVNDIVANAEGQTCIPWRDSLLPFRPLKELLGYTRQLGRGSIYGSSRDDNAISIVILRSADIFFALQVDQVLGEQEIVIKQFEAPAPKPAGIAGATILGDGRIVPIADLLELIDLSVGRIQKDGRGTVWSPRHIPAPPIPAAPVKTEPLVLIIDDSITVRELLSMTFTNAGYRVEQARDGQEAWDKLRDGLPCDLVFCDIEMPRMDGLELLSRMQKEERLSQLPIAMLTSRGSDRHRQMALQLGASGYFTKPYLEEALLDGAQRMLKGEVLIAVSSASSM, from the coding sequence ATGGATCGCTTTACAGGCTTCCATACCTTAGCGCAGGAAATGATCGAGTTGATCGTCAGGGTACGCGAGGCTTCTTCAGATATTGAATTTGTCACGGGTGAAACCGAGCAAGTAGCGCGCAACTTCCGCCAAGTGACAACCCACTTGCAAGAAGGTATCACGCGATCGCGAATGGTTCCTTTCAGTCAAATTGCCGAACGATTGCCTAGAGCCGTGCGTGATATTGCTCTCAAATACGGTAAGCAGGCAGAACTACAAGTAGAAGGCAACGAGACTTTGATTGACAAAGGGCTTTTGGAGCAACTCTACGACCTCATGACCCACTTAGTCAACAATGCGATTACTCACGGGATTGAAACCCCAGATGAGCGAACTGCTACAGGCAAAGCTGCGGCTGGCAAAATTACAATTCGCGCTTTTCACCAAGGCAATCAGACCGTAATTACCGTCAGCGATAATGGAGCTGGTATCGATCCAGAAAAAGTGAAGGCAAAAGCGATCGCAAATGGGCTAATTACTCCAGCAGAAGCAGATAGCATGGATCGTTTGGATATTTTTAACCTGATCTTCCAACCAGGTTTTAGCACCAAAGAGCAAGTAGACCAATTTGCCGGACGCGGTATTGGGATGGATGTGGTGTTGACTAGCCTCAAACAAATGCGAGGTACAATTCACACTGATTCCACTCTGGGCAAGGGAACAACCTTTACAATTCGTCTACCTCTAACACTGAGTATTTGTAAAGCACTTTGTTGCGTGAGCGATAAGGCTCGAATTGCATTCCCAATGGACGGTGTGGAACAGATGATAGATATTCCCGTGAATGATATCGTCGCTAACGCAGAAGGACAGACTTGCATTCCTTGGCGCGATTCTTTGTTGCCATTCCGACCCTTAAAAGAATTGCTTGGTTACACTCGCCAATTAGGTAGAGGTAGCATTTATGGCAGCAGCCGCGACGATAACGCTATTTCAATTGTGATTCTCCGTTCTGCCGATATATTCTTTGCGCTCCAAGTTGACCAAGTGTTAGGCGAACAAGAAATTGTCATTAAACAATTTGAAGCACCTGCACCCAAGCCAGCAGGAATTGCTGGTGCTACAATTTTGGGGGACGGTCGGATCGTGCCGATCGCAGATCTATTGGAGTTAATCGATCTATCTGTAGGACGGATTCAGAAAGATGGTAGAGGTACTGTTTGGTCGCCCAGACATATTCCTGCACCACCAATACCAGCAGCGCCAGTTAAAACAGAACCATTAGTACTAATTATTGATGATTCGATTACCGTCCGCGAGCTGTTGTCGATGACATTTACCAATGCTGGCTATCGCGTGGAACAAGCGCGTGACGGTCAGGAAGCTTGGGACAAGCTCCGCGATGGTTTACCTTGTGATTTAGTTTTCTGCGACATTGAAATGCCAAGAATGGATGGCTTAGAGTTGCTATCGCGGATGCAAAAAGAGGAAAGATTGAGTCAACTACCAATAGCCATGTTGACATCGCGGGGTTCCGACCGTCACCGCCAAATGGCACTGCAGTTAGGAGCTAGCGGCTACTTCACTAAACCATATTTAGAAGAAGCATTGCTTGATGGCGCTCAGAGAATGCTCAAAGGTGAGGTATTAATTGCTGTTAGTAGTGCTAGTAGCATGTAG
- the psaM gene encoding photosystem I reaction center subunit XII, with product MNISDTQVYVALVVALLPGLLAFRLATELYK from the coding sequence ATGAATATATCAGATACTCAAGTTTACGTTGCTCTCGTAGTAGCGTTACTACCTGGTCTACTAGCTTTTCGGCTAGCTACCGAACTGTATAAGTAG
- a CDS encoding DUF938 domain-containing protein, which translates to MNDSSSRRQYAPATQRNRKPILEVLLQVLPSTGTVLEVSSGTGEHAVYFAPHLHPRNWIPSDPNPLARESIAAWRESCPTDNLYPPLALDASDPVWVVERDELPESLHDIDFQRDPIVAIANINMIHIAPWSACLGLMAGARRILPSGGILYLYGPFKQAGQHTAPSNAAFDESLQAQNPAWGVRDLDDVVAVARSENLSLVKTYAMPANNLSVIFQA; encoded by the coding sequence ATGAACGATTCAAGTAGCCGACGACAGTACGCCCCTGCTACCCAACGCAACCGCAAGCCGATTCTAGAGGTGCTGCTGCAAGTTTTGCCTTCTACAGGTACGGTGTTAGAGGTTTCCAGCGGTACGGGAGAACATGCAGTTTATTTTGCCCCTCACCTTCACCCGCGGAATTGGATTCCGTCCGATCCAAATCCCTTAGCACGAGAGAGCATTGCAGCATGGCGAGAATCTTGTCCGACAGATAATTTATATCCGCCGCTGGCGTTAGATGCTAGCGATCCGGTTTGGGTGGTAGAAAGGGACGAACTGCCAGAATCTTTACATGATATAGATTTTCAACGTGATCCGATTGTGGCGATCGCCAACATTAACATGATTCACATTGCCCCTTGGTCGGCTTGTCTGGGATTAATGGCAGGAGCAAGGCGAATTTTGCCATCAGGGGGTATTTTGTACTTGTATGGACCCTTCAAGCAGGCGGGTCAGCATACTGCACCCAGCAATGCTGCTTTTGATGAAAGTTTACAGGCACAAAATCCAGCATGGGGCGTGCGCGATTTGGATGATGTTGTCGCAGTTGCACGCAGCGAAAATCTTTCTCTAGTTAAGACTTATGCCATGCCAGCTAATAATCTTTCGGTAATTTTTCAGGCGTGA
- a CDS encoding fatty acid desaturase: MTTLIPQPQQPTYGSFNTEIRLKYILKTIPKECFQRDRLQAWSQVFINIFMVVVGYVGLAIAPWYLLPFVWIFTGTALTGFFVIAHDCGHRSFAKRRWVNDLVGHTLLLPLIYPFHSWRILHNHHHLHTNKIGEDNAWQPFQPEFYASLGSLGQWGYRLMRGEFWWMASTLHWGALHFNWTRFEGKQREQVRFSAMLVIVFAAIAFPLLFATTGFWGVIKFWFIPWLVYHFWMSTFTLVHHTAVDIPFYHPHEWNAARSQLSGTIHCNYPQWVEFLCHDISVHIPHHISTAIPSYKLWQAYRSLQQNWGEYLHPESNFSWSLMQEITSQCHIYDPDNCYQSCREFRLGNRK; encoded by the coding sequence ATGACTACACTGATTCCACAGCCTCAACAACCAACTTATGGTTCCTTCAATACTGAAATACGTCTCAAATATATCCTCAAAACCATACCCAAGGAGTGCTTTCAACGGGATCGCCTGCAAGCATGGTCGCAGGTATTCATTAATATTTTTATGGTTGTGGTGGGTTATGTAGGTTTAGCGATCGCGCCATGGTATTTGTTACCCTTTGTTTGGATCTTTACCGGTACAGCGTTGACCGGTTTTTTTGTGATTGCCCACGATTGCGGACATCGTTCGTTTGCTAAACGTCGTTGGGTTAATGATTTAGTAGGACATACGCTACTACTACCGTTAATTTACCCTTTCCATAGCTGGCGCATCTTACACAATCACCACCACTTACACACTAATAAGATAGGTGAAGACAATGCATGGCAACCTTTTCAACCAGAGTTTTATGCTAGTTTAGGTTCCCTTGGACAATGGGGCTATCGACTGATGCGGGGTGAATTCTGGTGGATGGCTTCTACCTTGCACTGGGGAGCATTACACTTTAACTGGACTCGATTTGAAGGGAAACAGCGCGAACAGGTCAGATTTTCGGCAATGTTAGTCATTGTTTTTGCCGCGATCGCATTTCCGCTACTTTTTGCTACTACTGGCTTCTGGGGAGTCATCAAATTTTGGTTTATACCTTGGTTGGTTTATCATTTTTGGATGAGTACTTTTACTCTGGTACACCATACAGCAGTAGATATTCCTTTCTATCATCCTCATGAATGGAATGCAGCGCGATCGCAGTTGTCAGGAACTATTCATTGTAATTATCCCCAATGGGTAGAATTTCTCTGCCACGATATTAGCGTCCATATTCCTCACCACATTTCGACTGCAATTCCTTCCTACAAACTGTGGCAAGCTTATCGCAGCCTACAACAAAACTGGGGTGAGTATTTACACCCGGAATCTAACTTTTCTTGGTCTCTAATGCAGGAAATCACGTCTCAGTGTCATATCTACGATCCTGACAATTGCTACCAGTCTTGTCGGGAATTTCGTTTAGGGAATAGGAAATAA
- a CDS encoding ABC transporter ATP-binding protein: MSQALLCIDNLKVAYPHQKDRETLQWAVNGVSLTLQRGERLGLVGESGCGKSTLGRAVMRLLPTASCVNGKVMFEDRSVLDFTPTQMRQFRGEAVALVFQDPMTRLDPLMTIGKHCVETLRAHQPQLSERELRDKAIATLAAVNIPENRWHQYPHEFSGGMRQRVAIALALMLDPKLIIADEPTTSLDVTVAAQILKELMRLCRERDMALLLISHDLALVGEYCDRIGVMHDGELVETGSSQTVFRQPQHEYTRSLLQAALHIHGEQGVGSREQGAGEQLPIPNSQFPIPNSQFPILKITDLKQHYSLERNFIERLFKAEDQTIKAVDGINLELFPGEILGLVGESGCGKSTLSRTILQLVRPTSGKVEWQGTDLTTLSRQDLRLSRRQMQMIFQDPHACLNPTMTVGQNIAEPLFIHQIANPAEAKEQVMAMLKRVGLTPLENYYSRYPSELSGGQQQRVAIARALITRPRLIICDEPVSMLDASIQAQVLDLMLELKREFDLTYLFITHDLWVARFLCDRIAVMNSGQIVEIDTTQTIFNNPQHPYTQTLLASAPLLGSR; this comes from the coding sequence ATGAGCCAAGCGCTACTTTGTATCGACAATCTCAAAGTTGCCTATCCACACCAAAAAGATAGGGAGACTCTGCAATGGGCTGTCAACGGAGTTTCTCTGACGCTGCAACGGGGCGAACGCCTGGGACTGGTGGGGGAGTCAGGTTGCGGTAAATCGACTCTAGGGCGGGCTGTAATGCGCTTGCTACCAACCGCCAGCTGTGTGAATGGCAAAGTGATGTTTGAGGATAGATCGGTATTAGATTTCACACCTACCCAGATGCGGCAATTTCGCGGGGAAGCAGTAGCACTGGTATTTCAAGATCCGATGACGCGCCTCGATCCGCTGATGACGATTGGCAAGCACTGCGTGGAAACTTTAAGGGCGCATCAACCCCAACTCTCAGAACGAGAACTAAGGGATAAAGCGATCGCTACTCTCGCCGCCGTGAATATTCCCGAAAATCGCTGGCATCAATACCCGCATGAATTTAGCGGTGGAATGCGCCAACGGGTGGCGATCGCCCTAGCGTTGATGCTCGATCCCAAACTAATTATTGCCGACGAACCAACAACTAGTTTAGATGTAACCGTAGCGGCGCAAATCTTAAAAGAACTGATGCGCCTATGTCGCGAGCGGGACATGGCTTTGTTATTGATTTCTCACGATCTGGCACTGGTGGGAGAATACTGCGATCGCATTGGCGTAATGCACGATGGAGAATTAGTCGAAACTGGTTCCTCCCAAACAGTATTTCGGCAACCCCAACACGAATACACGCGATCGCTCTTACAGGCGGCTTTGCATATTCATGGGGAGCAGGGAGTAGGGAGCAGGGAGCAGGGAGCAGGGGAGCAACTACCAATTCCCAATTCCCAATTCCCAATTCCCAATTCTCAATTCCCAATTCTCAAAATTACCGATCTTAAACAGCATTACAGCTTAGAACGCAATTTTATCGAGCGGTTGTTTAAAGCTGAAGACCAGACAATTAAGGCTGTAGATGGAATAAATTTGGAACTTTTCCCTGGGGAAATTTTGGGATTAGTTGGGGAATCGGGCTGTGGTAAGAGTACTTTATCTAGGACAATATTACAGCTAGTTCGCCCTACATCAGGAAAAGTAGAGTGGCAAGGCACGGATTTAACTACTTTATCGCGACAAGATCTACGCCTTTCTCGCCGACAGATGCAAATGATCTTTCAAGACCCCCATGCTTGTCTTAATCCAACAATGACAGTGGGACAGAATATTGCCGAGCCTTTGTTCATTCATCAAATAGCTAATCCTGCGGAAGCAAAAGAGCAGGTCATGGCAATGCTGAAGCGAGTCGGACTAACTCCACTAGAGAATTACTACAGCCGCTATCCTAGCGAACTATCCGGCGGACAACAGCAGCGAGTAGCGATCGCCCGTGCGTTGATTACTCGTCCGCGACTGATAATTTGTGACGAACCTGTCAGTATGCTTGATGCTAGCATCCAAGCTCAGGTACTCGATTTAATGCTGGAATTAAAGCGAGAGTTCGATCTAACTTATTTATTTATTACCCATGACTTATGGGTAGCTCGATTTTTATGCGATCGCATTGCTGTGATGAATAGCGGTCAGATTGTTGAAATCGATACTACTCAAACTATCTTTAACAATCCTCAGCATCCTTATACCCAAACGCTATTGGCATCTGCACCTTTATTAGGGAGTCGGTAG
- a CDS encoding photosystem II reaction center protein K, with protein MEAALLLAKLPEAYSILDPLVDVLPLIPLFFLLLAFVWQAAVGFR; from the coding sequence ATGGAAGCCGCATTATTGTTAGCAAAACTACCGGAAGCATATTCCATCCTAGATCCTCTAGTTGACGTTCTGCCCTTGATTCCTCTATTTTTCTTGCTGCTAGCTTTTGTTTGGCAAGCGGCTGTTGGCTTTAGATAA
- a CDS encoding tetratricopeptide repeat protein: MRSQSLEAEKKNRKCRHQRNSSGMANQSPIASRNGKRQPELALSDTYLRACAAEKSQQGNYADAIALLSQLLYRCPGNAIDYNNRGLVYFQAGQLQQAIADYDRALELNPNLAKAYNNRANYHAACGNFLAALADYDRALDLNPSYVRALLNRGITLRDLERYEEAIESFDLALLLGQLEGHIYAERGRTYHLWGDWNCCISDYRRALELLPQHNSSNADSAMRLHAQVETWLNQLLTIDN; this comes from the coding sequence ATGAGAAGCCAATCGTTAGAAGCAGAAAAAAAGAATCGGAAATGCCGTCATCAGCGTAATAGTAGTGGCATGGCTAATCAGTCGCCAATAGCCTCCAGAAACGGTAAACGGCAACCGGAACTAGCCTTATCCGATACGTACTTACGTGCATGTGCTGCGGAGAAATCGCAGCAGGGAAACTATGCCGACGCGATCGCCTTGTTGAGCCAACTGCTTTATCGCTGCCCTGGAAATGCAATTGACTACAACAATCGGGGATTGGTATACTTCCAGGCTGGTCAACTCCAACAGGCGATCGCTGACTACGATCGCGCACTAGAACTGAATCCGAATTTAGCAAAAGCTTATAACAATCGAGCTAACTACCACGCCGCCTGTGGAAATTTCCTCGCTGCATTGGCTGACTACGATCGCGCCCTGGATCTCAATCCTAGCTACGTGCGGGCGTTACTCAACCGAGGCATTACTCTGCGCGATTTGGAACGCTACGAAGAGGCAATTGAAAGTTTCGATCTGGCACTGTTACTAGGACAGCTAGAAGGACATATTTATGCCGAACGCGGTCGGACTTATCATTTATGGGGTGATTGGAACTGCTGCATATCTGATTATCGCCGTGCTTTAGAGCTTCTACCACAGCACAACAGCTCCAATGCCGATTCCGCTATGCGTTTACACGCTCAGGTCGAAACTTGGTTAAACCAATTATTAACGATTGACAATTAG
- a CDS encoding glutathione S-transferase family protein, with the protein MLKLYGGAFSRAAIVQWYLEELEVPYEFVMLDMKAGEHLQPEYLAINPFGKVPAIVDGDVRLWESGAILAYLADKYEKAELSLEERAQLSQWILFANATLGPGIFVEANRDREMPRLMTTLDRILEQQSYLLGQQFSVADVAVGSILSYIPIMLKLDLSEYSAVVSYAKRLAERPAFQKSIGSRRGG; encoded by the coding sequence ATGCTTAAGCTTTATGGTGGTGCTTTTAGCCGTGCCGCGATCGTTCAATGGTACCTGGAAGAACTAGAAGTTCCCTACGAATTTGTGATGCTGGATATGAAAGCAGGAGAGCATCTCCAGCCAGAATATCTTGCTATCAATCCCTTTGGTAAAGTTCCAGCAATTGTAGACGGAGATGTTCGACTGTGGGAATCTGGTGCAATTCTGGCGTATCTTGCCGACAAATATGAAAAAGCTGAGCTGTCTTTAGAAGAACGCGCTCAGCTGAGCCAATGGATTTTATTTGCTAATGCCACACTAGGACCAGGAATTTTTGTTGAAGCAAACCGCGATCGTGAAATGCCGCGTCTGATGACTACCCTAGATCGAATTCTGGAGCAGCAATCTTATTTGCTCGGTCAACAGTTTAGTGTAGCTGATGTCGCAGTCGGCTCTATCTTAAGTTACATTCCCATCATGCTAAAGCTAGATCTGAGCGAATACTCAGCAGTTGTTAGCTATGCCAAAAGACTCGCCGAACGTCCGGCATTTCAAAAGTCAATTGGCTCTCGCCGTGGTGGATGA
- a CDS encoding FGGY-family carbohydrate kinase: MMISLGIDFGTSGARAVAIDATGKTLAEAKHIFTGAELATTPAQWQTGLFCLLEQLPLELRQKIEAIAIDGTSSTVLLCDATGNPIVTPLLYNDDRGIAVMETLRAIAPPHHVAIGATSSLAKLLWWQKACRGAQLCAPTETYFLHQADWLGFLLHGQLGVSDYHNALKLGYDVERLCYPDWLLKLPALPNLPQVLTPGAPVGEVTAEVRSRFGLPQGCVVRAGTTDSIAAFLASGANSPGEAVTSLGSTLVLKLLSQTRVEDARFGIYSHRLGDLWLTGGASNTGGAVLRHFFTDAELETLSGQIDPNYESPLDYYPLLKAGDRFPINDPHLPPRLEPRPENPVEFLHGLLESMARIETRGYQLLQQLGATPLRCIYTAGGGAKNAVWSQIRARHLCVPVAQSAHAEAAYGTALLAQMSC; the protein is encoded by the coding sequence CTGATGATTTCTCTGGGAATCGATTTTGGAACTTCTGGCGCTAGAGCCGTGGCGATCGATGCCACAGGCAAGACTCTAGCAGAAGCCAAGCATATTTTTACAGGGGCAGAATTAGCAACTACACCCGCTCAATGGCAGACAGGCTTGTTTTGCTTACTAGAGCAACTGCCCTTAGAATTACGGCAGAAAATAGAGGCGATCGCGATTGATGGGACTTCTTCCACCGTCTTGCTGTGTGATGCGACGGGCAATCCAATCGTTACACCACTACTCTATAACGACGATCGCGGCATTGCCGTCATGGAAACACTACGCGCGATCGCTCCTCCCCATCATGTGGCAATCGGCGCTACGTCCAGTTTGGCAAAGTTGTTGTGGTGGCAAAAAGCTTGTAGGGGCGCACAGCTGTGCGCCCCTACAGAAACATATTTCCTACACCAAGCTGACTGGTTGGGTTTTTTATTACACGGACAGCTAGGAGTGAGTGACTATCATAACGCTCTGAAGTTGGGATATGACGTGGAACGGTTGTGCTATCCTGACTGGTTGTTGAAGTTGCCTGCACTGCCAAATTTGCCCCAGGTACTTACTCCTGGCGCGCCTGTAGGAGAGGTGACGGCAGAGGTGCGATCGCGGTTTGGGTTGCCGCAAGGCTGCGTGGTACGTGCTGGGACGACAGATAGTATTGCGGCGTTTCTAGCTAGCGGGGCAAACTCCCCTGGAGAAGCAGTTACGTCGTTGGGTTCGACCTTGGTACTCAAATTACTCAGTCAAACGCGGGTGGAAGATGCCCGCTTTGGAATTTACAGCCATCGACTGGGCGACTTGTGGTTGACTGGTGGGGCTTCTAATACTGGTGGAGCTGTGTTACGGCACTTTTTTACAGATGCAGAGTTAGAAACGCTGAGCGGTCAGATCGACCCTAATTACGAAAGTCCCTTAGATTACTATCCTTTACTCAAAGCAGGCGATCGCTTCCCGATTAACGATCCTCATTTGCCACCGCGACTAGAACCTCGTCCAGAAAATCCGGTTGAGTTTCTACACGGATTATTGGAGAGTATGGCACGGATCGAAACAAGGGGATATCAATTATTGCAGCAGCTCGGAGCAACTCCCTTGAGATGCATCTATACGGCTGGAGGCGGGGCGAAAAATGCTGTTTGGAGCCAAATTCGAGCTAGACATTTATGCGTGCCTGTGGCGCAGTCAGCGCACGCGGAAGCGGCTTATGGTACGGCATTGTTAGCACAGATGTCATGCTGA